The Candidatus Nealsonbacteria bacterium genome includes the window CGATTGACGAATAGTTCCCAATTAGGAAGATTCTGTATTTCATCAAAGAGAATATATTTAGTATCTCCATATACTTGCTTGAGCTCCGAAAGAAGCTCATCAAGGTCAATCTTTTCTTCTCCGGGGAGTGATTCATCGTCAAAGTTAAAGTATGCGAAATTATGAGCTTTGAGAAGCATTAAGGCAAAGACAGATTTACCCGCTCGACGCGGCCCCAGAATGACCTTTATGAGGTCAGAAGACATCAGCTTTTGAGCGTCTTTCTCTTTGGTACGCTCTACGTAAGAAAGAGAGAGAAGCCTGTCCCTGTCCTGTTTTTGCTTGGAAACTGTAGCTTTTAGCATAGTATTTATATCGTACTATGCACTTTATTCTTTTTATGCATAGTATAAACAGTATAATATGTATAATAAGTAAAAGCAAGCCATAATCTTATCTAATATAAAAACAAGGTTAAAGTGCAGAGAGATCTGGGCAGTCTTGTCCAATACAAAACAACCCTGAAATGAAACTTGTTTCTAACACAAAACAACCCTGAAATTGATGTTGTATATAAAGGTAAAAAGATAGAATATGTGGGTTTTTCTCATACACCATCTTTTGGAATGCAGAAAAATGCAGATTTTTCGGTATTGTTAACTCCTGATGATATAGAAATTTCAAGGAAAGAAAACTATTTTTAATTCGGGTGAGTTTAATAAAAATTCAGTTGTTGCAAAAATTGCAACAACTGTTGATGACGGAAAAAATATCAAGTTGATTACTACAACCTAGATGTTGTTTTATCTGTTGGATATAGAGTAGATTCTAAAAAAGCTACACAGTGAAAAGCGGAAAGTAATCCTAGAGAAAAAGATAAGATGACTAAATTAGTATTGTTATTATTAGGAAAAGAAAATAATTGGATTTTCAAAACTGGCTTGAACTTTGACTAATCCTGGGAGCATAATAAGGAGGATGGCCATTTAAAGTTGTGTGGGGGGTTTGTTTGACACGTGTTTAGTTCCTAGTATACTAGGAACTAGGAACTACTTTATATGGAAAAGAAAACAAGCCATAAAATAATAAATTATCTTAAAGAAAATAAGCAAGCCAGTGGATCAGAACTCGCTGATTTTTTGAATATTAGCGATCGGGCGGTAAGAAAACAACTTAAAAATCTTTTAGATGAAGGAATTGTTTATAAAGCAGGTAAACCGCCAAAAGTTTTTTATTTAATAAAAAAAAATCAATCAGCTCATATAACGAATCTCTTTGTTCTATCTGATAGAAATAAAAGAATTATTGAAGAAAATTATTTAATTATAACCCCTAGTGGCGAAAGAAAAGAGGGGGCAGAGGGGTTTATCTATTGGTGTAATAAGAATAATCTAGATATTAGTAAGATAGCTGATGATTATATTAAAACTTTTGAAAAATATAACAAATATAAAAAAGAGGGAGTCATCAAGGGAAATGATAAATTTCAAAATACTTTTAAAGAAGTTTTCTTGGACGATGTTTATTACCTAGATTTTTATAACATTGAAAGGTTCGGAAAAACCAAACTTGGACAGCTCCTCCTTTATGGAAAACAAAGTGGAAACAAGAAGATAATAAAAGAGATTATAGAAATGATTAAGCCCAAGATAGAAAGAATAGTTAAAACCCATAGAATTGATGCAGTTGGCTTTATCCCATGGACAGTAAAAAGAGAGGTTCAAATTATGCGTGAGCTTGAAAAAGGGTTGAAGTTAAGTATAGGAAGAATAAAAATAGAAAAAATAAAAACAGAAATAACTGTTCCTCAAAAAACACTAAGTAAGCTTGGTGATAGAATTGAGAATGCAGAAAAAACTATTGTTTTGACAGAGAAAATAAAATATAAAAACATTTTACTAATAGACGATGCTGTTGGCTCTGGAGCAACTATGAATGAAACAGCTAGGCAAATTAAGAATAGGGGAATTGCTAAAAAGGTGGTAGGAATTGCGGTAACAGGAAGTTTTAAGGGGTTCGACGTAATTAGCGAAGTCTAGTTTTAAAATATTCTGTTCTTAATTCTTTTAGATACTGATATCTTGATTGCGTGTCCATCATACTTAATTTCGGTTAGAAATTAAATGATTTAACCAATACCGAAATAGTCAGATTTTAGATGATTTAATGCGTTATCTTGCGTAAATCCGCACTGACATGGTAAAAAACAATAATGATTCAGTATGATTTAAAGAAAATAAAATTTGGAACAGACAAGGCTACATTTGAGCGAGGAGTTGATCTCTACCAAGGTGGGAAAGTAACGAAGTTTCAAAAAGGTGGCCGTGTTTTTTCGGCGGTTGTTTTGGGCACAAAGCAGTACGATGTTTTTGTCTCAGAGAGAAATTATGATCGAGGAGAATGTAATTGCTATCTTGGACAAAAAGAAATACTTTGTAAACATATGATAGCTGTGGCAATTTATGCAGTTATGGATGGAAAGCAACTAACAGAAGAGGATCAAAAAGTAACCGACGAATTAATATTTAGTGGTCGGATAGGGGAATTAACCAAAGAAGAAGTATCTGCTATCAAGAAAGAGATTACATCGGCGATGAGCTATATTAAAGCGTACAGAGGGCCATCTCGTATTTGGTTTAGCTATCAGAGTTCTTTACAAGAAGGATGTAACCGCTTATCTTATTTAATTTCCGAACTGCCCGTTAGTAAGCAGACTGCGGATTTATTAGTAAATCTGCTTCTGCGTCTTGATAGAAAACTTTCTGGCGGAGTTGATGATTCTGACGGTACGGTCGGAGGATTTATCTACGAGGTTGTTGATGTGCTTACGAAATATACGGAAATTGACTGCAATTGCATTAAATCGTTTGAGAAGATTTTGGAAAGAGAAACAATGTTTGGGTGGGAGGAGCCTTTAATAAGAATACTTGATGAAGGTATTTTGCAAGAATAAGCAAGCTATTGATAAANN containing:
- a CDS encoding winged helix-turn-helix transcriptional regulator, with the protein product MEKKTSHKIINYLKENKQASGSELADFLNISDRAVRKQLKNLLDEGIVYKAGKPPKVFYLIKKNQSAHITNLFVLSDRNKRIIEENYLIITPSGERKEGAEGFIYWCNKNNLDISKIADDYIKTFEKYNKYKKEGVIKGNDKFQNTFKEVFLDDVYYLDFYNIERFGKTKLGQLLLYGKQSGNKKIIKEIIEMIKPKIERIVKTHRIDAVGFIPWTVKREVQIMRELEKGLKLSIGRIKIEKIKTEITVPQKTLSKLGDRIENAEKTIVLTEKIKYKNILLIDDAVGSGATMNETARQIKNRGIAKKVVGIAVTGSFKGFDVISEV